The DNA region tgctctttttttgttttttggtttttttaggaggcactgggaattgaaaccaggacctcccacgtgggaagcaggtgctcaactgcttgcgCCACCTCCGCTCCCCCATTCACTTTTCGTACAAGAATAATTCAGTGGCTCCCAGTAACATATGCCAAAATTagcagagttaaaaaaaaaaaaaagcgaatcCACTTTGACGAGTGGGTTAAACAAAGGTGTTTTCCCTTTGCCTATGCCTGTACTAGTACCAGTCCTAAGTACCCTCTCTAATCATTGAGGGATGTACCCACAACCCACGTAACCTGCAACGGTAGACAGCACCAAGTCAGACAAACAAGATTAtacttacctcttgggtggtaaACACTCTATAGAGCTCCTCTGGTGATGTCAGGAAAGTTTCTTTAAGGGTGATTTTACAAGTGGGGATTTTGACACCAACAGGTCTGGCTTGAGTTTTTGAAGGAACAAACTTTGCCTGTGGAAGTGGCGGGAAAAATCTCGGTTTAGAATAATGGTGAAACCTCAGTAAACACAGCTTCAGGGAAAGATGTGCTATACATTCTCATAACCTTTACACCTCGAAGGCTTATTATTCCAGGGGATTGGGAGGAAGCTGTATGAGTAGGCACTTCAGTCACAAAGGGATCTTTTCCAGAAACATCCTCAATTTCCACTGACCACCACCACTCTGGAAAAGGGAGATCGTGATACTCATTTGAGAACCCAACAGCCAAAAGACAAGTCAAATCACTAAGCGCTTCTGAAGAGCTCAGTTTAATTCTCAACAGAATTTCTATGCTTATATTGCTGGAAGCTGTTTCCCTGCCACCTCTTGGATATCCTTCACTATGCTGGCAAAATGACAACAGATCTCAAAAACCAAGTGCTGGGCCTGAATAACACAAGTTCCATCCCCAGATAAAACATCTGCCCATGATGCCATATATGGGGTAAGACACACCAATTTCCTGATGAATGATGAAGACTATGACCTAATCCTTCATAGCTTGGTGAGATTCTAATATTGAAGTATGAAACATCAACACCCTGGTTAGAAATAAGACTGAAAAGACTATGCAGGTGAAAACCATCCTGTGTGTGTAACTTCCTAACTGGTGTTAAATGCAACCAAGAGCCTGGTTTTGAAGTCCATCATGGCTTCCACTTGCTTTATGGATCCATTATAAATGAATACAAACCCAACTGAGGATTGGGAGGTATCACTGTGAGCAGATTACAGACTGCTCTTAGAGGATGGGTCAGAGAGGAAGAGCTGAAATGCTGGATTAAGAAGGAAGCAGTGTCTCAACTCCCTTCCCAGGCAGTCTCCCACCTCATTACATGGGAACATCATTTACCTTCCGCTCCTCGGCTTTCAGTGCTGGCTGCCCGGTTGAATCTAAGGACTCTCCATTCATTGTAGGCAAGATCATGCCCTGGGTGAACTCTGAAAATATAAAATCCCAGCTCTTAAAAGTTATTTCTTAGTGGCTGAGATTTGGGGCTTCATTACAGCTTGACAAACATGAGCCATCTTAACCAAGAATAAGGGAATGACCATGACCAGGAAAGGAAAAGTTTGTGTGTCTTTACCTTTGGTCTTTGCCAGACAGGAATCTGTATATGCTATAGAATGTAGTATGTCCACTGAGACTGTTTTAAATAGCTTTGGTCTCTGACTCAACTGGAAGCATTACATCTTATTAAAATGTCTGTGAGGTCTACTATGGAAGGCAGTTGGAGAAAATAGTGGCACTTCAATGACTTCAGGAGTGAGAAACCTATTATTACGGTATATGCTGGTGAATGTTTAGCCTTTTCCCCCTATTCTCCTTAGCTCTGTAGAACAGCCACAGCTAGTTAGGGCATCAGAGCCCTAGTCCTCCCTGTCTCCCCTCCCTCCAAGCTATCACCTTCTATGCTGGCTCCTTTTGATGGTCATTATATCAACTCCAGCATCATGATCAGAACAAATGGGAGAACTGGAATCCCAGGGTTCAGCTGAGTTAACTAAAATCCCTGGAAAATGCCTATCAAAAATAATCCAGGACTGTACTCAAATCCTATTATCAGCACCATCCAACAGAAGTAGAACGTGATCTctgaatgtaatttaaaattttcaggtagccacattaaaaaagaaagaagaaacaggtgaaattaatctTAATAACTTTAATCCAGTATacccaaaatattatttcaacatgttttcaatattttaaaatggaaatattctaaattcttttctttttgtaccaAGTCTTAAAAATCTATTGTATATACTCATAGCCcatctcaatttggactagcTACATCTCCAATGCCCAAGTGCCTCTATTAAACAACACAGCTCTAGGTTTTTCCCTCACTCAGAACTTAAGAGACTTGCTCTGAGGTGCCTCCCCCAAAAGCTTTACCCATTTGTTAAAGAAAGGATTGTTTAGCCCTGAATTGGAGTCGGACAGGTGGAAAACTATCTCCTCAAGGCATATGTAACTACTCAAGGGATACCTGTTTTGAGGGTGCTGATGTAAATTCCCATTGCTTCTCTTAGAAGTTTCACCCCTTCTTCCTTCATTAAGGCCACGAGATTTGTGTCAGGCTCATCTTTGGCAAGGCTCACACTAATCTGAGTGAAAGATCAGAAGTAGGTGGTAAATAACTTGAGGGGCTCCTACATTGTGGAAAGTGGGTGCTGAGCAATCAGTAACTGTTGACATTTCCAAAGGAAATGCATGAAAGTTGAGGTACTCAACTTCACAAGTCCACTCTGCCAAGGCAAAGGCAGCTACCATTAGAACGCGCATTACTAGTTAAAGCAAAATAGCTAATTAAATAAGCACAGGTTGCTCTGGAAGTGTCCAATGGCACCATATACCTAGAAAACCACCTGCCAACTGGGGTTCTGAATGCTTGGACCACACTGGGCTATTATTCTTGAATGATAGGTCATTCTTCTCATCTGAGAATAAGAGGATGAGGAAGATTCAAGATGAGGAGTTAGGAAGCACAAACCTCCACTTCATCCACGCTGTTTTCATCAGACAAATTTGGGATCTCCACATGTCCCTTGTACTGTACTCCTGACTTAGAGGTACCTGTTAAAAGCAATGCAATGCCATTTAGTCTCTTTCTCTACAGGAAAGGTCTTCTGCTCTGTAGTTCTAACTTACTATTCAGCTGTCTCTTCTCACGGACAGCAGAGAATGTCACATGTCAGACACTGCTCAGATCCATTCCCCCTCGGGAGAACTGTCTTTCTTCACCAGATTACTTGAGACTAACTATATTGTTAGACTGTGGTACTGAGATCTACACAGATTTGTACTAGCATGAATTCTGGCAAGGAAGACCTGGGTCAATAGCTAATTCAGTCAGTTCTGAGCTAACGCTTGTTCTGAGAATATGTAACTGATATATTAGGGAAAGAGCTTTATCATAAcgtaaatttcatatttatttataagatATTGTCCACGAGAAATACTAGGTGAAAAAAAAGGCACTCAGCTGAACTGAACTGCACAATACACAACATACACGCACCTTCAACATGTGTTGAGTGTTGTGAGCCACACCCATCCACATCTGTTACAATTTGTGTAATAATTTAAGATGGCCCTCTTTCTACCACTTTACAATAACCTATAAGTTTCAACCATTCCAATGCGTACCTTCTCAAGTAAACATCAGGTTTTTTTCATGATAAAGTGCCGTATTTATTGTAGCGGTACGTATTTCTTACAATTTAACATGGGTAATAGTGTACTATTATCTTTACTAGGTGGCttagctttaaaaaaacaaaacaaaacaaaacgttATTACTAGAAAGTTATTGAATATTGCGTCCTTAACCTCATTTTCCCTTTAAACCCTGAGGTTTTATGTGAGTACCTTTGCAGAGTACGGTGATTTTTAAGAACACATGCCATGCTATAGCTGAACTGACTGCATTTCAAAATTAATCGACAAAACATTTATTGATCCTCACTTCCCTAAGCCTGAGTTTCTCAATCTAAAAGGGGGCTGTGCAAGATGATACCTACAGTTTTTTCCAGACTACTATCCTTTATGTATActtagaaaactgaaaatatccttttcttaggaaagaaaaagtacaTGGACTGATATATTTACCTTTTCCCTCCTTACTTATTCATACGACAAACTTTTGAGGCATGATTTTATTACACACATGGTCTCAGTTCTTTCCTAGTGTCATCACAGAAAGGACACTgaactagaaaataaaacagcCTCAAATTAAAGTCACACATAAGCTTCATTAGTACAGTGGTCCAACCTGTTAAAGAGTCACAGTGGAGAGAGTGAAAAAAGATCGAGACCAGAAGCACTCTATCTCCCCACCTTTAAAATTATCCAAGAGACAGATGCAGCTAGTATGAGGAAATGTCCCAACACAGACTAAGGCCAAAAGATGCAGGAGTCCAGCCATTtcactgggggtggagggggggggggtggaggggagaggggtGGAAGGGGGATGTGCATGAGACCCGGAGAGAGGAAACTCATTTGGGTCCCACAGTGGCAGAGTAGAAATTTCAGCATCCGTCTTATCTAGACTCTAAAGTAGCACTGTCTGTCTTCTCCCTTGAAGAGTTCATAACCTCTACAACCTTTTCTTCCTGGCTCCTTATCACGTCATCCAAAATGCTGAGAACCCCTTCCCTGACAGCCCAGCATGGACTCACCTGTCCAGTTCAGTTTGATGCTCCACTCATAAAAGAAGATAAGTTTGCCTTTGCGGTTGTTAATGGATGCCTCTCCATCAAGTTTATTCACTTCTGTTACTTCACACTTGCCTTCCTCATTTTGTACCCGCACTGCCAGGAACAGAGTCTTCAGCTTATCTGTGGACCAATTTGAAGCATCTCTCTCTGTCctgcaaaagagaaacaaggctATGGACCAACAGCCAAATGGAGAAAACATTGCTTGCACTATTCAAGAGAATGCAAAGCTAAAGGAGGCCAGAAAAATGGTTTGAAAAGAACACAAAAGTCTGCAGTGCTGGTCCAGTATGTCCGCAGACACCATCACTTTCTTTTAGGAAGGTGCCAAGGAATGGTATATCAAGTCTAAAAGGACCAAGTGGACAACTGTGTATATCTTGTGGGGGTCAGAAGCACAGACTGTGGTTAAAGGATGCAGTATTTAGTTAATGGGTCCTGTAAAGAATAAACCAATAACCTTGGCCTCATCAGCACAGTGTTCTACCTGTCAGATTTAGACTGTGCTGTATAATGCCCTACACCTTCTGTGCCCTCTAGATGGCCATGAAAACTGTAAATCCTGGGCttggaaacaacaaaataaaaattaggtcAACCGCTCTATTATGGTAACAAGAGCTGCAACAGGCTGAGACATAAAGAAAAATCACTATCTGCTTTCCAACTTAACTAAGAGGCAACATGTACACAAAACCTGCAACATAGTAAATACCAGAGTACAAACAAAGTTCAATGGATTTCAAAGACAAGGATATAGAACTTCTGGAAGACTTCTTGAAAGAGGGAAAACTTTTAAGAATGGTCAAGTTATAAAAACGTAATTGCCCAGCAACCAGAGAAAGTCCCTTAGAGTCACAACACAACCCATTCACTAGCTCCAGGTGAGAGGCCGCAGCTTCACTATCACTGAGCTCTGGACACCAGCTGAACACGTTCCAAACCTTCACCCGTGGTACTAAGGCAGTGGTTCGCTATAACTGACTCTTAACTTTACTCTCATGACGCCAAATGGGAATTTCAGCCCCCTGGCTCCGAGTTTTCCACAGTAATCGCCCAACACATTCCAAGGCGGTACCTCTCCTTGGGTCTCACTAACTCCGCCGGCCACGTGTCGGAAGCATCTTCCTGCTAAGGCTGGACGGACCAGCCAGGAAATTAAGTTCTCGTCTCCGTGAATTCCCCAACTCTGAGAAGCGGCTCTCTACGCCACcgccgcctccccctccccttacaCTGCCAAGGAGGCCAATGGGCTGTAGCACCTAGGGCCACTGACCAGGAAGGACCCTGACCGGGAAGGACCCTGGCCGGGAAGGAAACCCCCACCTCCGGCTTCCATCCCAGCTCTGCCCAGCCGAGCTCCCTGCGACCCCGCAACACCAGGCGGGCCGCAACGCTCCCGCGGCCTGCCCTGGTGGCCCTCACCAGTGCCAGTTGTTGACGTTGGTGGCGTCCGCCCGCTCCTCCACGATCCAGCGTGGGTCGCCCTCACCCCACTTGGCCATCGGCTCTCCAATCACGCAGCCGCCGGCTCCCGCGCAGCCACAGCCAGAGCCTCAGCCTCGCCCGCAGGACCTCCTGGTCCCAGCTACCGGCAGCGCCTGGAAACTACTAGAAGCGGCCGCAGAACCTCCTAGCTTGcttttccctccacccccccgcccccgtctTAATTTCCGgctcctccccactcccaccgGTTACTTCCGTTCCAAGTCTTAGGACTGTAGGTTCCGCCTGTTCCAGGGTTCCTACAAACTCTCTCAAGTTATCCCCAAAAGGGCACGAAATCCAGCCCCTCACACGGCCGTTCCCCGCGGCGTAGGGACGGAAAGAACACTTCTGGTTCTAAGTGGGCCCTGCTGAGCTTCCTGGGAGTTGTAGTCTTGTTGCGTGACCCGTAGGTAACCGCGGAAGGTCACGCTGAAAGTAAAGGAAACGACCTGGACGCGGCGCGCTGAGATTTCTGGGCGCTGTGGTCGAGAAGCCCCTTGGGCCGTGCTGACGACGCCTGATCGCAGAGGCGGAAGAAACCACAACTTCCAGCATGCCCTGCGGCCTCTTTCTTTAACTCTGTGTCCGACATCTCTTTTCCGTCTCTTCTCTATGCTGCGTAACCTGCTAAGAAGGGCTGGCCCAACGGCGGCGGAGGCAGGTGCTGTCCTGAGAGGGAGGGCTCGGTGTGAAAGAGGTGAGGGAGTCTTAAATCCCTTGGGCCACACATCGGGCTGGATCCAGCCTCTCTGCATCCCGATCCCCGCCACCGCTTCTTCTCAGAGACGTCCCTTGGTGGCCAGGCTTGACTCTTCTTCCAGTCAGGGCGCCACTGGGCTGGGCACCGGAATCCGTTGGGTTTGGGGGCTGCGAGGGGGTCCCGACGTTTGGTTTTGAACCAAATGCATTTACCCTATCAGGAATTTGTCGGGCGCTGGCGAATGCGTTAGATCCATGACTTGAAGGAAGTTTCAAATCATAGCCCGGAGAGTCTTCCTAGTTTAACTCAAAGGTTCCCTGGTCTCAGTGCACAAGCCTCACCTCACCTGTGTAGCCTTGGCACGGGAGATAAATGAACCCGAATCTAATTTATTCTCAGGAGCTGGTTTCTGTGGTTTCCTGAGGAGGAAGCGTCTTAGTTGTGAGTTTTTGCTAACTCCTCTTTGTTCCACGCCTGTGAAGTATTTTAAATCATGCTAAAGCACTTTTTTTCAGGCAGTCTTAAAATTGTTCCCAGCCACTTTATAACTTCTAGAGCCTTTAAATTATTATCTCTTTACTTGCCAAGTAAATTTTGATTCTGGTTTGGTGCTGGAAGTACAAGTTGCTGTCAAATATCCACAGCCATCTCACCGATAAAAAACGATTCCAGagagagtggatatggctcaagcagttgagcgcccacctaccacacaggaaggtcctggtttggtttctggtgcctcctgtaaaaaacaaaaacaaacaacaagcaaaacaaatgatgaaACCAAAgcggggaagctgatgtggctcagtgtttgagtgcaggcttcccacagaagaggtcctgggttcaaccccaggcccccagtacctccaaaacaacaacaaaaaacaactc from Dasypus novemcinctus isolate mDasNov1 chromosome 3, mDasNov1.1.hap2, whole genome shotgun sequence includes:
- the AHSA1 gene encoding activator of 90 kDa heat shock protein ATPase homolog 1, translating into MAKWGEGDPRWIVEERADATNVNNWHWTERDASNWSTDKLKTLFLAVRVQNEEGKCEVTEVNKLDGEASINNRKGKLIFFYEWSIKLNWTGTSKSGVQYKGHVEIPNLSDENSVDEVEISVSLAKDEPDTNLVALMKEEGVKLLREAMGIYISTLKTEFTQGMILPTMNGESLDSTGQPALKAEERKAKFVPSKTQARPVGVKIPTCKITLKETFLTSPEELYRVFTTQELVQAFTHAPAMLDADKGGKFHLVDGNVSGEFTDLVPEKHIVMKWRFKSWPEGHFATITLTFIDKNGETELRMEGRGVPAPEEERTRQGWQRYYFEGIKQTFGYGARLF